The stretch of DNA TGGTCGTCATTCGGAGGAACAGGAACGTCTTAGCGTCGTTTATCTGCCGGATGTTTCCATCGCTCTGACAGGAAGTTGAGTCACTGAAGCAAAGGcaatttcttctttcatttctcttttttcaagTTTCGTCACTTGTGCCTCTGACTGAAGACTCCTCTCTAGTTTCTGGTTGTGTAAGACGAAACAAACATTAGTGTTGAGTTGGTGACAGAATGACACGATTTCTGAACCAGGGTTCGAATGGAGGCAAAATTCTAAGATCTGACACCTTCTTTAGGATTTCAGGGTCACGAATataaaacctcctcctcctcctcctcctcctcctccttgttctgGGAGTGTCTGCGGTTATCTGTGGACCAATCAGCGGTTCGTGGTCAGGAACAGGACATGGTTGGAGGGGAGGAGTGAAGCCGGCCGTGATCGAAGGAGGAAACCTTATAAGGTGAACTGAACGCTCCCGGAAACATGACCAGTTACACAACTTCTTCCCCACAAAcacagctcttcctagcctcctagcctcctagcctcctagctaacagtagatGAATACAgaccactgccacctgctggtaggtATAGAACATATGAACCAGCCAGTGtctgtggtgcgttcaagtgcaaccATTCTGGTACATGAGTCAGTCTTTGTTTGGGCCACTCCTTTAACCCtagtggagacgttctctggatCTGATGGACCAGTCTGGGTCTGGAGGTTCCCAGGAGAACTCTGCTGGTCCAGTTTGGGGACGACCCACTTCCGGTTCCACCGTGACTGAGAGCCAGAGCACAAAGCTAACAGGTCAGTGAACGCACCACCTGGAGTCAATATTGTCTGAGTCAACAGAGTTGAGGCGGAACAGGAGGTTAATTATTTCTGTCAGTGTTGACGTAACCGATAAAGTTTTAATGTGGCAGCAGCAAATAAAAGGGGGGTTACCTGTAGTAGTTTTGTAACCCTGGTTCTATGAGGAGTTAGAtctgttttcatgttcattcaggGTGAAACGTTTGTTCAGATTTGTTTGAAAATTTACATGAGCAACTTGAAAGACCgaataaattagttttattaattaactttaaatCATTTAGTTGAGAAACCAATTAAATCATTCAAGTATTTCTTTATGTAATTAAAGAACTTAAAGCAATAATCTGACAATAtttaataatcaaataaaaatccaccagagaagaagaaacagaaactgtcCACTTCTACCGTTTTATTAGAGATTTCAGacgtataaataaaaaaataactgaataaatgtttaGTTCTTTGGCATCAAAGACTCTGGGTAATGAAGTCCTCACACAGCAGCTGCTTCAGTCTTTGTTCAGAGTAAATACCAATTTAAACCTCAGACGTTCTTTAGTCTTCATTCAGGtcacatatacaaaaaaagaaaaagaaaaacactttaacagGATGTGGTGAAACAGAGGAATGACGTCCCATCATGAATCATTCTTATCATGTGTCATGATAACTGGAGCCTCATTCATCCTCGATCCGTTCTTCTCTTTACAGCCAAGTCCTGCAGAACGTTGGTGTCTTGATGTTGGACTTGGTTTTGCTCTTATGTCCAGTAGCAGAAATCATCCTCCACCTTCTCTGCAGGCATCATTTtcataaagacagaaacaggataaaagaggaggaggatgaagctgATGGAGACGTCGTCTCTTCAGTGGCGTCCCTGCTTCTTCTTGAAGATCTTATTGAAGGcgtttctcctcctgctgctggacTCCTCCCCTCCGTCCTGGAGCCCCGCCCCCTGGCCACTGCTGGCCAATGAGGTGGAGGACGAGAAGGCGTTGACGGCGTCGGATGTGATACAGAGGGAACGGGTGGAGCTGGCAGAGGCGAGGACGGAGGGAGAAATTCCTCTGAGCTCCCCGAGGCTGGAGCTCTtctccagacctcctcctcctgtaccCTGCAGGGGGTGGAGCCTGGATGGCAGGGGGTGGGGCTTAGAGCTGTACACGCCTCGTGATTCGCTGTGAGACAGCGGAAGGGCGGAGTCAGAGTCTGAACGGTTCATGATGTCCCTgaaaaaggaacatttacatTAGAGCAGCCAAACAATTCaaacttttaatcagattaatctcaggttgatgtggattaattcagattaatccTGGTTTGTCTCCacctgttagccgcgttagcccaagtgctagcagaatccccgactaacgtatgcttggcttggttaatgtgctatttgaagctggaaagaaaactccttcctgcagagtgtgataatactttatgtgtctccactggtccctcttggcttttttgtcctcaaatgtcccaagTTTCCAATAACGTGGCCAATCGGAGTGTGTGATGATGTGATTGGGCCATTCTTGTTGCTTTAAACCCCGCCCTTCCTGTTGCTGTAAGCCCCGCCCTTCCTGTTGCTGTAAGCCCCGCCCTTCAACCAACCTCTGAGAGCTGAACATCGCAGCGGGGTCTCCTACCCTCTGTCGCAGGGGCATCAGACTCTGAGCtgcaaagagaaagacaaagaggatgaggaggaggaaagaaagagaggaagaaagaaggaagggaggaggaaaagaaggagggcGGGGCCAACCGGATTGTTTCCATGGTGACTGGGTGTCTGCGATGCCACTCAGGGGCCAGAGGTCACTAACTCGCCGGTCCATCTGCCAAGCTGCATCTGCAGGAAGCAAATCAGGAGAGAGATGCAGAGACCAGAGGACCAatcagaggagggggaggagtcagagaCCAGCCACCGTTAAGTTCCCGGTAtcaattaaaatgtgtgtccacatgcgtccccagaaaggaaggaagggaggagttAACTCAAACCTCTAGATCTAGAGACCTGAGTAATATTTATTAGTCCTAAGGAGACGAGATGAACTCACACTGCAGCGTCCCTGGAGACAAGATGTCCTCGTCCATGTCGTCCAGGTCGTCGGACAGGAGGAGGTGCTGAGGGGTCGGAGGTCTCAGGCCCAGGAAGGACGGGTCCAGGTTGAGGGCGGAGGCCAGAGCTCCCAGACCCGGGTTGTTGACCAAACCGAATCCCGTCAGAGTCTCGATCTGCTGCCAACGGTGGAGTTTCTCTCTGAGCGCGGCCGTCACCTCAGCCAGGGCCTGTCTGAGGGGGCGGAGTCAACACCTGAGCAGGTAACGGGCtcagagaaggaaggaaggaaggaaggaaggaaggaaggaaggtgagaaggaaggagagagagaccgaaaggaaggaaagaaggggtaaaggaagggaggaagccACGATAGCGATGCCAGACCTTTTTACTACGCTATACTACGCTATCCCATAGGACCTCTTATGGagctgttggcatggcaactggtggtcgtcatgatgtcacatcctgtttctatggcatcatataatgaactaaaatgaaaattatccaaaaaaaaaaataccacttgaacattcatcactAATTTATTAAGCAcctattttagtttggcccaggtcccgcccactaacatggagggggtggagcttatgacctatactgcagcctccagccaccagggggagctctactggctctACTGTTGTTGTTACAGTCCATGTTCTACTCACTTGGCCGATAGGATCTTGTGGTCGACGTCGTCCAGAGACGAGCTGTGAGCTACATGAAACGTCCCGAATAGAgaactcctcttcttcttgatCTTCTCAGCCTGAAACAACCagacaacactgagaccaggaccagaaccagaaccagaccagaccaggaccaggaccaggaccagaccagacccaggaccagaccaggaccagacccaggaccagaaccaggaccaggaccaggaccaggaccaggaccagacccagacccagacccagacccagaccaggaccagaccagaccagaaccagaaccagaaccagaccaggaccaggaccagacccagacccagacccagacccagaccaggaccagacccagacccagacccagacccagacccagaccaggaccagaccagaaccagacccaggaacagaaccagaaccagaccagtAGAGCACTCACCCCCTCCCTggcctgcagcagctgcctcTCCGCGCTCTGTTTCTTGATGTTATAATACTGGACCTCCACCTCGTGAGTCAGCTGCAGCCACTTCTGG from Mugil cephalus isolate CIBA_MC_2020 chromosome 15, CIBA_Mcephalus_1.1, whole genome shotgun sequence encodes:
- the LOC125021477 gene encoding stromal interaction molecule 1-like isoform X2, whose amino-acid sequence is MMDDDADGTVDTTETDEFLREDLKYHDSKAKHSSFHRADLHISVEDMWNTWKNSEVYNWTVQQVEEWLLLSVELPQYSETFRKLQLDGRALPRLAVKNTTLTVSLLKILDRSHTQKLQLKALDIVLFGPPPGRQNRWKDLVLVLSVLMALCGCWFAWVQTRRSRDDLGKLMKDLEGLQRAEQSLMDLQEKLQKAQEEQRCVQVEKVKVEEELRNEMNSAQREAIRLRELREGAESERSRQKYAEEELEQVRTALRKAEKELESRTHWAPPDSLQKWLQLTHEVEVQYYNIKKQSAERQLLQAREGAEKIKKKRSSLFGTFHVAHSSSLDDVDHKILSAKQALAEVTAALREKLHRWQQIETLTGFGLVNNPGLGALASALNLDPSFLGLRPPTPQHLLLSDDLDDMDEDILSPGTLQYAAWQMDRRVSDLWPLSGIADTQSPWKQSAQSLMPLRQRVGDPAAMFSSQRDIMNRSDSDSALPLSHSESRGVYSSKPHPLPSRLHPLQGTGGGGLEKSSSLGELRGISPSVLASASSTRSLCITSDAVNAFSSSTSLASSGQGAGLQDGGEESSSRRRNAFNKIFKKKQGRH